The following are encoded together in the Opitutus sp. ER46 genome:
- a CDS encoding endonuclease/exonuclease/phosphatase family protein, with protein sequence MFARIESILRQARRRLSRSEWAIRHLGLAPSEGTAEEPGLLLIQIDGLARVHLEKAIAQGRMPFLRRLIRHNGYEWHAFYPGLPTTTPAVQAELFYGVRSAVPAFAFLDRRQQDLSVMFSPAPAKEREAACAAQAEGLLRDGSSWSNIYTGGAGPHEAHFCIASNSLADLWRTGKFGNLVLFSLLQLPAALRIAGLLTLELGAAVRAALLGIRHGRKPSLEFTTVLSRVFIATGLRELIRIGGRIDVTRGLPIVHANFVGYDEHAHRRGPGSRFALRSLRGIDRAIKGLWREAQKSRRRDYSVWIYSDHGQEHTRSFALEFPGGVERMVREVYDELRAASPPDQPPDAATQPEAEGPRAWHRRRYHGTPQYFVSSPDQPFVLAALGPVGHLYFKEPLDDAQRRRFAERLVHQHHVPGVLLQAGDGTMTWVHARGATRIPDEVPPLLTTHPEPLRQEIARDLVTWLQHPHSGDLVLVGWSPWSGAWTFAPENGSHAGFGPEETQGFALLPSGTRLPPGTEHFIRPSALRVAALHHLGRSPLTAWRPATRHGSHLRLMTYNTHGCSGMDGRVSPRRIARAIREQAPDVVALQELDLGRRRSRAEDQSAIIARELGMHAVFCPTVTRGDEHYGHALLSHWPIEIVKRARLPDDPHGWWDEPRSGLWARIQVAGHRVNVVTAHLGLGVHERELQMRALLGPEWLGPILDAEPIILCGDFNLLPGSTPYRLASARLRDVQLLDRAHRPLNTFSSMHPLLRIDHMFVSRHFQCDGIVAVRNDLTRVASDHLPLRADLRVLDAGAGTTTRNPPRAPGHTPPACPVAGA encoded by the coding sequence ATGTTTGCCCGCATTGAGTCCATCCTGCGCCAGGCGCGCCGTCGCCTGAGTCGGAGCGAATGGGCCATCCGGCACCTGGGGTTGGCCCCGTCCGAGGGCACCGCCGAGGAGCCTGGCCTCCTGCTCATCCAGATCGACGGCCTCGCCCGCGTGCACCTGGAAAAAGCGATTGCCCAGGGCCGTATGCCGTTTCTGCGCCGGCTGATCCGGCACAACGGCTACGAGTGGCACGCGTTCTACCCCGGGCTGCCCACCACCACGCCCGCGGTGCAGGCCGAGCTCTTCTACGGCGTCCGGAGCGCCGTCCCCGCCTTCGCCTTCCTCGACCGGCGGCAGCAGGACCTCTCGGTGATGTTCTCGCCGGCGCCCGCGAAGGAACGCGAGGCGGCCTGTGCCGCCCAAGCCGAGGGCCTCCTCCGCGATGGCAGTAGCTGGTCCAACATCTACACCGGTGGCGCCGGCCCGCACGAGGCTCACTTCTGCATCGCCAGCAACAGCCTCGCCGATCTCTGGCGCACCGGGAAGTTCGGCAACCTCGTCCTCTTCTCGCTCCTCCAACTCCCCGCCGCGCTTCGTATCGCCGGACTCCTCACGCTTGAACTCGGCGCCGCAGTCCGCGCCGCCCTCCTGGGCATTCGCCACGGGCGCAAGCCCAGCCTGGAGTTCACCACCGTCCTGTCCCGCGTCTTCATTGCGACCGGGCTGCGCGAGTTGATCCGGATCGGCGGGCGCATCGACGTGACCCGCGGGCTGCCGATCGTACACGCCAACTTCGTCGGCTACGACGAACACGCCCACCGCCGCGGCCCCGGCTCCCGTTTCGCGCTGCGCTCCCTGCGCGGCATCGACCGCGCGATCAAGGGCCTCTGGCGCGAGGCGCAAAAATCCCGCCGGCGCGACTACAGCGTCTGGATCTACTCCGACCACGGCCAGGAGCACACCCGCTCTTTCGCCCTCGAATTCCCGGGCGGCGTCGAACGGATGGTCCGCGAGGTGTACGACGAACTCCGGGCCGCCTCCCCACCGGACCAGCCGCCGGACGCCGCGACGCAACCCGAGGCGGAGGGCCCGCGCGCATGGCACCGGCGCCGCTACCACGGCACACCCCAGTACTTTGTCTCCTCCCCCGACCAGCCCTTCGTCCTGGCCGCGCTCGGTCCCGTCGGCCACCTGTACTTCAAGGAACCGCTCGACGACGCCCAGCGCCGCCGGTTCGCCGAACGGCTGGTCCATCAGCACCACGTCCCGGGCGTGCTCCTGCAAGCCGGTGACGGCACCATGACCTGGGTGCACGCGCGCGGCGCGACCCGCATCCCAGACGAGGTGCCACCGCTCCTGACGACCCATCCCGAGCCGCTCCGCCAGGAAATCGCCCGCGACCTCGTGACCTGGCTGCAGCATCCGCACAGCGGCGACCTCGTGCTCGTGGGGTGGAGTCCATGGTCGGGCGCGTGGACCTTCGCGCCCGAGAACGGCTCGCACGCCGGCTTCGGGCCCGAGGAAACCCAGGGCTTCGCGCTCCTGCCCTCGGGCACGCGGCTCCCGCCCGGCACCGAGCACTTCATCCGGCCCAGTGCGCTCCGGGTCGCCGCGCTACATCACCTCGGCCGCAGCCCACTTACGGCGTGGCGCCCGGCCACGCGGCACGGTTCCCACCTGCGGCTCATGACCTACAACACGCATGGCTGCAGCGGCATGGATGGCCGCGTCTCGCCGCGGCGCATCGCCCGCGCGATCCGGGAGCAGGCGCCCGACGTCGTCGCGTTGCAGGAGCTGGACCTCGGCCGGCGACGCTCGCGCGCCGAGGATCAGTCGGCGATCATTGCCCGCGAACTCGGCATGCACGCGGTGTTCTGCCCCACCGTGACCCGCGGCGACGAACACTACGGTCATGCGCTGCTCAGCCACTGGCCCATCGAGATCGTCAAGCGGGCGCGGCTGCCCGACGACCCGCATGGCTGGTGGGATGAACCCCGCTCCGGACTCTGGGCCCGCATCCAGGTGGCCGGGCACAGGGTGAACGTCGTGACCGCCCACCTCGGCCTGGGAGTGCACGAGCGCGAGCTGCAGATGCGCGCGCTGCTCGGCCCCGAATGGCTCGGGCCGATCCTCGACGCCGAGCCGATCATCCTGTGCGGCGACTTCAACCTGCTGCCGGGCAGCACGCCCTACCGGCTGGCCAGCGCGCGGCTGCGCGACGTGCAGTTGCTCGACCGCGCCCACCGGCCATTGAACACCTTCAGCTCCATGCACCCGCTGCTGCGCATCGACCACATGTTCGTGAGCCGGCACTTCCAGTGCGACGGCATTGTCGCCGTGCGCAACGACCTCACCCGTGTGGCCTCGGATCACCTGCCGCTGCGGGCGGATTTGCGAGTTCTCGACGCAGGCGCCGGTACAACCACCAGGAACCCGCCGCGAGCGCCAGGGCATACGCCCCCAGCATGCCCAGTCGCAGGGGCGTGA